In one Juglans regia cultivar Chandler chromosome 11, Walnut 2.0, whole genome shotgun sequence genomic region, the following are encoded:
- the LOC109012701 gene encoding translationally-controlled tumor protein homolog isoform X1: MLVYQDLLTGDELLSDSFPYKEIENGMLWEVEGKWVVQGVVDVDIGANPSAEGGDEDEGVDDQHVKVVDIVDTFRLQEQPSFDKKQFITFMKRYIKNLTAKLETEKQELFKKHIEGATKFLLSKLSDLQFFVGESMHDDGSLVFAYYKEGATDPTFIYFAYGLKEVKC, from the exons ATGCTAGTGTACCAGGATCTTCTCACGG GTGATGAGCTTCTCTCGGACTCATTCCCGTACAAGGAAATTGAGAATGGGATGCTGTGGGAAGTGGAAGGAAAG TGGGTTGTGCAAGGAGTTGTTGATGTGGACATTGGAGCTAACCCTTCCGCAGAaggtggagatgaagatgaaggtgTCGATGACCAACATGTCAAGGTTGTTGACATTGTGGATACCTTTAGGCTTCAG gaaCAACCTTCTTTTGACAAGAAGCAGTTTATCACATTCATGAAGAGGTACATCAAGAATCTAACAGCCAAATTGGAGACAGAGAAGCAAGAGTTGTTTAAGAAGCACATTGAGGGAGCGACCAAGTTCCTCCTTTCAAAGCTCAGTGATCTCCAGTT TTTTGTGGGGGAAAGCATGCATGATGATGGCAGTTTGGTTTTTGCATACTACAAGGAAGGTGCTACTGATCCGACCTTTATCTACTTTGCTTATGGATTAAAGGAAGTCAAGTGTTAA
- the LOC109012701 gene encoding translationally-controlled tumor protein homolog isoform X2, producing MLWEVEGKWVVQGVVDVDIGANPSAEGGDEDEGVDDQHVKVVDIVDTFRLQEQPSFDKKQFITFMKRYIKNLTAKLETEKQELFKKHIEGATKFLLSKLSDLQFFVGESMHDDGSLVFAYYKEGATDPTFIYFAYGLKEVKC from the exons ATGCTGTGGGAAGTGGAAGGAAAG TGGGTTGTGCAAGGAGTTGTTGATGTGGACATTGGAGCTAACCCTTCCGCAGAaggtggagatgaagatgaaggtgTCGATGACCAACATGTCAAGGTTGTTGACATTGTGGATACCTTTAGGCTTCAG gaaCAACCTTCTTTTGACAAGAAGCAGTTTATCACATTCATGAAGAGGTACATCAAGAATCTAACAGCCAAATTGGAGACAGAGAAGCAAGAGTTGTTTAAGAAGCACATTGAGGGAGCGACCAAGTTCCTCCTTTCAAAGCTCAGTGATCTCCAGTT TTTTGTGGGGGAAAGCATGCATGATGATGGCAGTTTGGTTTTTGCATACTACAAGGAAGGTGCTACTGATCCGACCTTTATCTACTTTGCTTATGGATTAAAGGAAGTCAAGTGTTAA